TTCACACCGTCGTTGCGAGGTGAGGACTTCCCTCCGGATTCGACGACCATGCTTTATCTCAACTTCGACGAGGGGCCTGCCTACGACACGGCGCTGGACTACACGACCTATAATGCCGAATTGAAGATCGTTTCCCCCGTACGGCGGGTCAAGGATCCGGGGTAATAAGAAAAGCTATGAAAAACAAAAAGCCCGATGCGAAAGCACCGGGCTTTTTAATGTTCTAAGAATCGATCTTATTTCATCAAGAGCATCTTGCGCGTAATGAACTGGTCGCCCATCTTCAACTGGTAGAAATAAACACCGGTTGAAATGTTCGCGGCGTTCCACTGGATGTTGTGTTGTCCGGCCGAAACGTTGCCGTTGACCAGTGTCGCGACCTTTTGGCCGGCGACGTTGAACACGGACAATTCGGCAACACCTTCATTGGGCACGGTGTATTCAATCGTGGTGGACGGGTTGAACGGATTCGGATAGTTCTGTTCGAGTGCGAACTCACGCGGAACAACCGGGGCGTCATCGGCGTCAACGGTGATATCAAACAGAGTGTCGGTCAAAACACATCCGCCAAGAATGCTGGCCGCCGAAGAGTCGCGCATGACGATGTAGCAGTCGGGATCAGGCGTGCTTTGCGGAAGAGTGCAGGTCACGTGAAGCAGACGCAGTGAATCCGGGTTTGTGAATTGGCAAAGATGTTGAAGGAAAGCGCCTCCGCAATAGAGATCAAAATAAACAAATGCCCGGCAGGCTTCACCTTGAGGCGGGGCAATGAGGTTCATGGTGATGTCGTTGCCAGAGACAGTGTAGGGATTATCGCGGTCGAAGCGGCGCAAAAATGTCCTGCCGACTCCGGTCGTCATTTCCGAAGTTTGCGAACCATTCACGGTTTCAATGCCGATCTGAACGTCGCCGTTTGCACACACGGGGATAGTAGCAGCTCTGACGCCGCTCGTCACCTGCGTATTGAAATCCCATTCTTCAGTGTCGTCATTGTAAACATAGATTGCGAATCCAGTGACATTTTCGCCGCTGTGCTGCCACGTCAAACGAACTTCCGTGCAGTACTGTTCGTCTGAAACGGTCAAATTCGTAACCTGATCCGGCGCAACACCCACCGGGCACGGTTCGCCCGTGCAGGAAAAGTCGCCGTCACCAAGAACGATGTCTTGAAGACCGTTTTGCAGTCTGAACGTGTCAGAAACCCAGCAGC
This region of Calditrichota bacterium genomic DNA includes:
- a CDS encoding T9SS type A sorting domain-containing protein — its product is MVKRSLFSVLLCVAACVQFSNAQITAFISYCDVPNELGCGCDAGSRVSFEQGTTSWCVFWDRTADGIDASDELVPIGTAPGQADWSCQSFNGEDYCGRAGNFASDPPFVLANSPIEPDQPVYYIKISGPSCCWVSDTFRLQNGLQDIVLGDGDFSCTGEPCPVGVAPDQVTNLTVSDEQYCTEVRLTWQHSGENVTGFAIYVYNDDTEEWDFNTQVTSGVRAATIPVCANGDVQIGIETVNGSQTSEMTTGVGRTFLRRFDRDNPYTVSGNDITMNLIAPPQGEACRAFVYFDLYCGGAFLQHLCQFTNPDSLRLLHVTCTLPQSTPDPDCYIVMRDSSAASILGGCVLTDTLFDITVDADDAPVVPREFALEQNYPNPFNPSTTIEYTVPNEGVAELSVFNVAGQKVATLVNGNVSAGQHNIQWNAANISTGVYFYQLKMGDQFITRKMLLMK